The region CTCCTCCCATAAAAATCGGCTGGGTGGCTGAAAAGGCACTGGTTCTTTGCTCCTGCAGGCGAAAAGCTCTTGGGATTTCGCTTCCTGGGGCAGCAGGCGGTATATCCTGACGCTGCCACTGCTTGCGGAATTCGATGGTAGGAAACAAAGCTCCTCGGGCTTTGTTGTGGGACAGCTCAAGTCTTGATTTGATTGCCGTTTGTCTGCCGACAGCCTCACTTCGCTCGATTCCCTTCTCGACTGCGGTCTCTAGGGGCACTGTTTTCGCCAACAGTTCAACACATATGAGAGGCGATATCGGGCTCACGAGTAAGATGGCAATCAAGTTACGCAATAGTCCAAATGTGAAGGGACCAGCTAAAGCTCTTGAAATTAGTTTTTCATTGCCCACTACTGCATTTCCAAAGTCTAATGTTTCCATATGGCACACATCGTAATTTTGGAGCCGGATTCCAGAATTCGCCAACAAATTAAAAAATGGCTCCTCGAAGTTGATCCCGGCCACCAGATAACAGAATACAGTTCCGAGCTGAATTGGAAACAAATACATTCTGAAACCAATACAAAGAGCAGCGCAGCGAAATTGACCTCACCTGTTAATTTGTTCATTTCAGCCGTTTATTCTCTAGAAGAGTCCGCGGTTGACTGGACCGTGTTCCTTCACGATTGGCTAAGAGGGCGTCAGCTGTTTCCATCTGAAGAACAACCGACAAGACATATTCTGTTGAAATATGAAGACGACGGAATCGAAAAAGGCGAGCTACAAAATCCTCTCGTTGACGATCTTATCTACATCCCGCTAGATCAACAGTTGTTTCTGCAAAAGGTCTACATCTGTCTTAATCTACCTAAGAAAACATCTGCTCAGTTTCTCTATGACAATGCCACAAAGTTAAAAATAGAGATGTCAAAGAAAACATCTATCGATCGACTCTCAGAGTTCGGACTCGCTATATTTAATCCAGTGCCAATTACGAAGCGAGTAGTGGGTCACTTTTTTTTGAAGCTTCCCCACATGAACGAGCCTATTTCGCTTTTTGGCAAGGCGACGTTTTGTGACGATCACCCGGAGCAGAAGGGTTACCTTGTCTTCTTTAACTTTTTTGGCCTCAGTAGAAACTTACAACACGAGATTCGAACCTATTTACACAGCTTTCCTGACTACCATCCTTTAAAGAGCGAGGACCCTTCGAGCTTCTCTCCCCCCACGGATATTACAAGAAAACAGCTAGAAAGAGTTGTTGTTGTACTTACAAGGGACCCTGAAAAGGCGCGCAGGATGTCTGATATTCTCCAAAGCTCTCTTTCACACTTTCAAGTAATAGAGGCGCCCTCTTTAGGTTTTTTTCTTAAACGCTACCTCGAGAAAAAATCGTTTACCTACAAATGGGTGCTTGCAGCTGCCGACGAAGATAACACTTTGAATATTCATCTCACTCTAAAAGACGGATCGATTACTGCAGTCGAAATAAAGAAAAGCCAGCCCGAGTCTGAAAAATTCATCGATTGGCCCCACGAAGAGCTGGTGGCGGATAAAGATGCTTTTAAAAAAATGATTTCGAACAAAGATGCAGTCGAACTATTTGAAGAAACTTTTCTAAATGTGAAAATGGGTTCTACATCTCGAATCTGTATACCGATTGCCTCGAAGTCAGGTGAACAGACGCTTGTGAAAGTGGAAGTTAGATTGTCGAGGAGTCATTACACGGTAACTTTCTCGCCGCCAGATGAAGAGCAAGTTAAGATACTCGATCGCAAACTCGACCGTCTTGATGCCATTATCATGGACGACGAACTTCTTTTGGGCGTTGATCTATCTTCTTGGATTGTAGGTGTGAGGGAACTCTGTCGAAAAAACAAAATAATTGGGCCTAAGAGCTGGATTCCCCTTTTTCTGTACACTTCTCAGTCCGATCACCCCGAAACGAAAAAATATATCAACGAAGCCGTTACTAATATTTTCTATGATCCCATCGACATTCGTTTTTTCATTTATGCTCTGTCAGTTAACCTTGAGTCACCGTACACGATATACAATCATCAGAACATTGTGTGGAAGTCCACCAACCTTCCCGTCTACGTGGCTAAGGAGACTCAATGCGAATTCATTTCGGAATTTGGAGCCACAATCCGGCACCCGCGACCACTCAAACCCGGAAGCTATTTGTACCTTCACCGAGAGATCTACGACCGGGCCCCTAATAAGAACCTCATGTGCCGAATCTATTTTGTTGAAGAAGATCAATCTACAAAAGAGTGGTTGTGCTCTATGAGTTACTTTGGCGTGACAGAGAGCTTTCTTAAAGAAGCACGCCGATGGATTCGGGAAGTGTATGCGGACAAGAAGTCCAAGGAAGATACATAGGAAGTGTGTGGGCGGGCGTGCCGACAAAGTAGCATGCGGGTGAGTTCATGTTCTAAGACGCGTAGCGGGTGAGCTGGGTGCAAATAAACTCGTAAGTTAGTATATGGGTGCACTGGTGAGTTAGCGAAATCAGAAAGGCCACGTTTCAGATACGTAGTCTTCAAGATCGTTGATAGTTTTGTCTCTGATTTCTAGAATAAAAGACGTCAAATCTAAAAGCGACAGTAAACCAACTGGCTCCTGTTTTTCTGATATGATAGCCAAATGTCTTATCTGACGGTCTCTCATGACTTCCAACGCTTGTTCAACTGAAGACTCTTGATCGATATCGATTAGCGGCTGAGTCATGACCTCTCTCACTGTCGTTTTTTGGGGATCTCTACCCTCTAACACAATTCGGCGTGCATAGTCTCTTTCAGAAAAAATCCCTACCGCAGCCGCTTTGTTGGTAACGAGTAGCGCTCCCAAATTTTCCTTGGCCAACGTTTCAAGAGCATCAAACACACTGGCGGTTTGCTCGATTGTGTATATTCTCTGCTTTTTAGCTGCCAACACTTCCGCGACTGTTTTCACGCCTTAGATTTCTCCGTAAAATGCAAATCTTGCTTATTAGATAACTTTACACGACAATGGTAAGAAAAATCCATGGTTTTGCTGCAAACAAGACTACGGAAACTTTCACTTTTTTTTGACACAAGCAGGCGACTGGGAGCGCATCTTGAACCTTAGGGAAAAACTCACAAAAGAATTGCTGGTCGCACCATGGAAGGACATCAGACCCCACTTTGAGGCTGGCCGAGTGTACGTTGTTTCAGAGGATCTGGAGCTAATTGAGGTTGCCGTACGAATGGTCGACGATGACGTGACGCAAATTCAATCTTGGATCATTTCTGGCCAAATCACCCCTCCGAATGAAATACAAATTCGAAGCTTTGACCAGTCACCAGAGAAAACTTTTTCACTCCTCATTGTGCAGCCCTATGTGCTGCTTCAAGAGCGAGCTCATTAAAGGCTTGATCCTTCTAACTGACTGAGCAACAATTTTGACAATACTTTTGCGTGCGATGCCGAGACATTTAATGCCATTGTACAAATTTTTTTGTAATTAAAAGTAAATGTAAAGGGAGGCCACTTTGGTTCATCAGATTTATCGAGTAGAGAACATTCTTAGGTTGTTGTCGACTGCCGCGTTGGTGGCTTTTACCACAGGCTGCGTTTCTTCTTCAAAGTATGATGATGCTGTAGGCGAGCGAGACAAATTGCAGCAAACGGCACAAGCACACGCTGAAAAAATTCAAGAACAAGAGGCTATGATCGTTCAGCTGCAGAGTCGTCTTGGCACTACCAATACTGACAAAGAGCAACTTCAAAAATCGGTAACCGATATGCAAAAGGCTTTAGCAGAAATGAAAAAACGTCAAGCTGAAGCAGATCTGCGTCTCACGGAGTACGCAAACCTTGCTCGAAAATTCAAGAGGCTTATTGATGCAGGTAAGCTGAGCGTGAAGATTGTAGACGGCAGAATGGTTGTAGCCCTCTCAAGCGATATTCTTTTTGCATCTGGTTCTGATCGACTCAGTAAAGATGGCCAAAACGCTATCCGAGAGGTTGCGAGAACTTTGGTCACCTTGGATGATAAAAAAATTCAAGTGGAAGGACACACAGACAATGTACCAATTCAAACAGAGAGATTTCCGTCAAATTGGGAGCTTGCATCGGGACGAGCGATTAGCGTATTGAGAGTGATCCGTGAAGAAGGGATGACAAAAGAGCGAATCAGCGCCGCTAGTTTTGCCGACAACCGTCCTGTAGCCGACAACTCAACAGCCGAAGGCAGGAAGCTCAACCGCCGAATAGAAATTGCTATTATGCCAGATCTCTCCAGTCTGCCGGGTTTCGAAGAGCTCCAAAAATTCTCCCAGTAGATTTGGAGAGGGGCGTTTAACTTATGCGTTTACCTAGGCTTTCTATTTAGATTGGAAACCTGGGCTAGCGACCCGGGTTAACACACTAGTGCAATCCGAGTTTTAAACAAAATACTGAGCCTCCTGATTTCATAAATTCGGAGGTCTCAACGGGCAAACAGCGAAAGCCTTCATCTCTTAGTTTTTTTTCAAACTCATCTGCACCCGCCTGCAGAACAACGTTCTTACCATCGGGGCAGAAACAATTTCCTGCAAACGCCTCTATGGCCTCCTGGTTTGAAATCTCAATTATCCTAGGAAACAAAACCTGAATTCTCTGAAGCGAAGGCTCGTCAAATGCTTCCTTCACAATTGCAACAGTGTCTTTAGAGAGCACTGAGAGACAAGTGTCCAGATGGTAAAACTGGTCGCTTACAAGCTGGAGGGGCACAACGGCATGACCAGTGAGTTCAGAAACACGCTGAAGGCTTTTTTGTTTCGTGCGAAAACCATACCCGGCGATAAACAGTGGTGCACGCGGAAAGGCAAGTACATCACCATTTCCTTCCATGATGTCTCCGTCAAACTGACTTAAAACTTGGTAACCCGCTCCCTCTAGAAAGTGGGCCGCATGCTTCACTTCTGCTTTTCGAAACTCCGAAAACATAACGCTAGGAAGCAACCTTAGTTTTTGCGAACCAGGTTCGAAAAACGGTAACATTGAGTTTGCTGTAAACACTAGGTCGGGCGCTTCAGGGAGCGTCGGAAGTATCAATACGCGAATTCCTAATTCTTGATAGAGCTCCTTAAGGCTTTCCCACTGAGTGATAGCCTTTGCACGGTCCACCTTTTTCAGGTTCCCATTTTCATCTTTCATGTGGGGATTAATGGCATAAGCGACTTCAAAATTTGAGGGGTCCGCCATGAGTAGAGTCTGATGATTTTGTAGCGAATAGTTTCCGAACTGAAGAAGATAATCCCCAATTTCTTTAGATCCCATTAGAACGTTCATTGCTCTAGCCTCCAAACATCTTAAGTGTCACCCCATGCACCCACTACACTAAGCGATTGCATATTTACTCGTATCGATATACCTAAAAGCTATCTCACAAAACCTATTGTTGTGAGAAAAATCGGGCTGTTGGCTCATGGCAACGGCTCCCAAGGAATGGAGCATTGTTATGGTTGAAGTTGCCGGTTTTTCTGAGATCTTTGCGACTGTCGTGAGCCTCACCATGCAGTTTATAGACGTCGTGCTGCACCTTGACGCTTACCTGAACCAACTTGCTGAGTGGATGGGGCCTTGGCTGTATGCTGTTCTCTTTCTTATTATTTTCTGCGAAACCGGGTTGGTCGTGACTCCTTTTTTACCGGGGGATTCCTTGTTATTTGCGATCGGAGCGCTCGCAGCGACGCCGGGCTCACCTATCTCGATTGGGCTTATATGGATACTCTTAATAGTTGCCGGAATTATAGGAGACGCTTCGAACTATGCTATCGGTAAGTATGTCGGACCAAAGGTTTTTCGAAACGAAAATTCTTTTTGGTTTGATCCGATTCACCTTCGAAGAACAGAAGCCTTTTATCAAAAACATGGCGGCAAAACCATTATTCTCGCACGTTTTTTACCTTTACTCCGGACGTTCGCTCCCTTCGTGGCAGGAATTGGTCACATGAAATATTCAAGGTTTGCTCTGTTCAATGTCACTGGCGCTTTCGCGTGGGTGACAATTTTTTTGGCTCTAGGCTACGGATTCGGTAACATCCCCGCTGTAAAAAAGAATTTTCCGTTAGTCATTATAGGCATCATTATAGTTTCTGTTTTGCCGCTCGTTTATGAGTACGTAAAAGCAAAGGCGAACCAGCAAAAAACAGCTAATTGTGACACCTAATACCGACGCGGCATACGCCAAAGTTGTTAAATCTCTAGAAATGAGGGGGCGATTTCCTAAGGAAGCTCCCAATTTAAACAAAATGAAATCGGCATTGAAACGCTCCGGTTTCATTCTCGACCCCAGAAAAGTAGTTGTTGTCGGCGGCACCAACGGCAAGGGTTCCGTCTGTGCTTACTTAGCTGCACTCTTAAACTTTCATAAAAAAAAAGTAGGAGTCTACACTTCGCCTCATTTGCTGAGAACTTCTGAACGCATAAAAATTGACGGTCAAGAAATTACGCCACAGGAGTTTCTGGATTATAACCATCGCCTGGGGCCTACAATTGAAGAATTTCAACTGTCACACTTTGAAGCCTTAACTTTAATAGCTAGCCATCACTTTCAAAATTCCGGTCTAGATTTTGCCATTTTTGAAATAGGCCTTGGGGGAAGGTGGGATGCTTGCAATGCAATCTCTCATAATTGGTCAGTTCTAACTAACATTGGCAGTGATCACCTTGAGTTTCTTGGGCCAACTTTGTGCGACGTTGCTCAGAACAAAGTAGAAATTGCCAGCAAAGAAACAACGCTTATCTGTGGCACCCAAATGTTTAGTGACCCAGAAGTTAGTTCTGTTGTTGAAAGGCACTGCCGCTCAAATAATATTCAGCTAGTGAAAACCTGCGCCCCAGTGTTTCGTATCAATGAGGGCGACTCGCTACCTCTTTACGAGCTTCAACATGCAGATAGGTACTGGCCGCTCGCCTTACCGGGCAAGCGCTCAGCTGAGAACGCTCATCTAGCCGTCTCTGTGTGCGAAATTCTAATTGGCGAACCTCTGCATGACCTCTCTTGCTTTAAAGGAGTTCAATGGCAAGGGCGCTTTAGTCGGCTGAATGTCAGCTCCTCGCCTTGCCCTATTTACCTGTCAGGCGATCACAACCCTGAAGGGCTCGATTCACTGTTAGAAATTTTGAGCCACACAAGATATGAAAAAATCCATATCCTCTTTGCTGTTTCAAATGACAAACCATTTGAAAAACTATTTTCGCAGCTGAGGTCAGTTCCTCGAAGCGTCCTTTATCTTACTGAAACGTCCTTTAAATCTCGTAAAATTGAAGAGTGGCCTAAACAGTATTTAAGCTCTACGAGTTTTTGCTCAGCTTCGTCAATAAAGGCATTGAAGGCCTGCATAGCTGCCGCTGATAGAGAAGATATTGTCCTTGTGACGGGCTCACTTTACCTAGTTGGTGACCTGCTTTCGGCGTGTCAGGAAGCTTGAATATCTGACGGAGAGGCCCAACTGAATTGACACCCACCTTGGCACATAATAAGACTGGTTGTCGCTTTTATTTCAGATCAAAGGAGTCAACATGGTTTTGCAATGCCGGTTTAAGGCAGCAACGTACGCCGCAGTCCTTTTAGCTCTCACAATAAGCTGTACAAAAAAGGGCTCCGATTCCTCAGAGGATCCATCTGGTGATTCTATAAAAATTGGCGAAGTGGGCAGCATGACTGGGCCAGAGGCGACTTTTGGCACCTCGACTCATAACGGCATCGAACTGGCCATTAAAGAGACCAACGAAGCCGGCGGAGTTTTAGGTAAGAAGCTCAAGCTCATCAGCATCGATAACCAAGGAAAGCCCGAAGAGGCTGCTATCGCGATGACTCGCCTCATCAATCAAGAAAAAGTCATAGCTATTCTTGGCGAGGTGGCTAGCTCACGAAGTCTTGCCATGGCCCCAATCGCACAAAGCAGTAAAATCCCTATGATTTCTCCTTCGTCGACAAATCCTAAGGTAACAGAGATTGGTGATTATATATTCAGAGTTTGTTTTATCGACCCTTTTCAAGGGACAGTTATGGCTAAGTTTGCGAATGAAAATCTGAAAGCAAAGAAAGTAGCCATTTTAAGAGATATAAAAAATGACTACAGTATCGGGCTTGCAGATTTTTTTGCCGAAACTTTTAAAGCATCAGGCGGAAAAATTGTAAAGGACCTCAGCTACAGTGCCGGAGATGTGGATTTTAAATCGCAACTTGTCTCTATTAGAGCACAAAAGCCAGATGCGATATTTGTTCCGGGCTACTATACTGAAGTCGGCCTCATTGCCCGCCAAGCCAAAGAGCTCAATATAGATGCTCCTTTGTTGGGCGGAGACGGATGGGACTCGCCAAAGCTTAAGGAAATTGGCGGCTCTGCCGTGAATGGCTCGTATTTTTCTAACCATTATTCAGCAGAAGACCAAGATCCACACGTACAAGGTTTCATTTCAAAATACAAAGAAGCTTATGGCGTTGTGCCAGACGGGCTCGCGGCAATGGGATATGACGCTGCGAGAGTGCTTATTGAAGCTCTCGAGCGAGCAAAATCTACAGAATCTAAACCACTTAGAGATGCGGTCGCAGCGACCACTGAATTCAAAGGCGTGACAGGCAAAATCACTATTAACGACAAGAGAAATGCAGTGAAGTCCGCTGTTGTTCTAAAAGTTGAGAACGGTGATTTTAAATACCAAACAACTATCAATCCGTAGAAAAACCAGTTACCTCAAATGATAGATATACTGCAACACCTTATCAATGGTCTTTCTCTTGGAAGCATCTACGCACTCATCGCCCTTGGCTACACGATGGTATTTGGTATTCTCAAACTCATCAACTTCGCCCACGGTGAAGTCTATATGTTGGGTGCTTTCTTCGGGTACTACTCTTCGCATTATTTCGGTCTCGCTAACAATCCTTCTATTGGAGCTTTTTTTATAGCTGTCGCAGCTGCGATGGTTGGATGCACTGTGGTGGGATTTACTATAGAGCGCCTAGCCTACCGGCCCTTACGAAATGCACCCAGAATTAATGTTTTGATCACTGCAGTTGGGGTCTCGCTACTTCTTCAGTTTTCTGGACAGCTCTTTTTTGGATCAGACCCAAAGTTCTTTCCGCAAATTCTTGAAGTGAAATCGCAGATTCACCTTGGCGCGCTTCAGATTAACCCGCTTCAGCTGACTGTTTTTGTGTCTTCTGTGGTTCTTATGTCGATACTCCAGTTTGTGATATTTCATACAAGGCTTGGCCGAGCGATGAGAGCCGTAAGTTTCAACCATGAAACAGCTATGCTTATGGGAATTAACACAGACAGAGTGATTTCCTATACGTTTATGCTTGGCTCCTCATTGGCCGGTGCAGCTGGTGTTCTCGTGGGGATTATTTATCCTAAAATCGAACCTTTGATGGGCGTACTTCCAGGCTTAAAAGCCTTCGTTGCCGCTGTTCTTGGTGGGATCGGGAATATTTTAGGCGCCGTCGTCGGGGCTCTTATATTGGGGCTTTCTGAGGAGTTCGTAGTCGCCTATGGGTCTTCGACATTCAGAGACGCACTCG is a window of Bdellovibrionales bacterium CG10_big_fil_rev_8_21_14_0_10_45_34 DNA encoding:
- a CDS encoding histidine kinase, producing MKTVAEVLAAKKQRIYTIEQTASVFDALETLAKENLGALLVTNKAAAVGIFSERDYARRIVLEGRDPQKTTVREVMTQPLIDIDQESSVEQALEVMRDRQIRHLAIISEKQEPVGLLSLLDLTSFILEIRDKTINDLEDYVSETWPF
- a CDS encoding DUF2288 domain-containing protein, giving the protein MTLHDNGKKNPWFCCKQDYGNFHFFLTQAGDWERILNLREKLTKELLVAPWKDIRPHFEAGRVYVVSEDLELIEVAVRMVDDDVTQIQSWIISGQITPPNEIQIRSFDQSPEKTFSLLIVQPYVLLQERAH
- a CDS encoding endoflagellar motor protein → MLRLLSTAALVAFTTGCVSSSKYDDAVGERDKLQQTAQAHAEKIQEQEAMIVQLQSRLGTTNTDKEQLQKSVTDMQKALAEMKKRQAEADLRLTEYANLARKFKRLIDAGKLSVKIVDGRMVVALSSDILFASGSDRLSKDGQNAIREVARTLVTLDDKKIQVEGHTDNVPIQTERFPSNWELASGRAISVLRVIREEGMTKERISAASFADNRPVADNSTAEGRKLNRRIEIAIMPDLSSLPGFEELQKFSQ
- a CDS encoding amidinotransferase; protein product: MNVLMGSKEIGDYLLQFGNYSLQNHQTLLMADPSNFEVAYAINPHMKDENGNLKKVDRAKAITQWESLKELYQELGIRVLILPTLPEAPDLVFTANSMLPFFEPGSQKLRLLPSVMFSEFRKAEVKHAAHFLEGAGYQVLSQFDGDIMEGNGDVLAFPRAPLFIAGYGFRTKQKSLQRVSELTGHAVVPLQLVSDQFYHLDTCLSVLSKDTVAIVKEAFDEPSLQRIQVLFPRIIEISNQEAIEAFAGNCFCPDGKNVVLQAGADEFEKKLRDEGFRCLPVETSEFMKSGGSVFCLKLGLH
- a CDS encoding ethanolamine utilization protein EutJ, which translates into the protein MVLQCRFKAATYAAVLLALTISCTKKGSDSSEDPSGDSIKIGEVGSMTGPEATFGTSTHNGIELAIKETNEAGGVLGKKLKLISIDNQGKPEEAAIAMTRLINQEKVIAILGEVASSRSLAMAPIAQSSKIPMISPSSTNPKVTEIGDYIFRVCFIDPFQGTVMAKFANENLKAKKVAILRDIKNDYSIGLADFFAETFKASGGKIVKDLSYSAGDVDFKSQLVSIRAQKPDAIFVPGYYTEVGLIARQAKELNIDAPLLGGDGWDSPKLKEIGGSAVNGSYFSNHYSAEDQDPHVQGFISKYKEAYGVVPDGLAAMGYDAARVLIEALERAKSTESKPLRDAVAATTEFKGVTGKITINDKRNAVKSAVVLKVENGDFKYQTTINP
- a CDS encoding branched-chain amino acid ABC transporter permease, producing MIDILQHLINGLSLGSIYALIALGYTMVFGILKLINFAHGEVYMLGAFFGYYSSHYFGLANNPSIGAFFIAVAAAMVGCTVVGFTIERLAYRPLRNAPRINVLITAVGVSLLLQFSGQLFFGSDPKFFPQILEVKSQIHLGALQINPLQLTVFVSSVVLMSILQFVIFHTRLGRAMRAVSFNHETAMLMGINTDRVISYTFMLGSSLAGAAGVLVGIIYPKIEPLMGVLPGLKAFVAAVLGGIGNILGAVVGALILGLSEEFVVAYGSSTFRDALAFSILILVLLFKPEGLFGANRSEKV